The Geotalea uraniireducens Rf4 genome window below encodes:
- a CDS encoding ISL3-like element ISGur7 family transposase — protein MNPEDLFGAALGIAIPWKVTSVDFNKKSSRLDITIDFQRGATFPCPVCGTLSPVHDTTEKEWRHLNFFQYEAYLHARVPRVKCPNSDCGVKLVQVPWARAGSGFTLLFEALAMTMARDLPVKVMSRLFAVTDTRLWRLIQSYVEKARAAEDFSEVKRVGADETFAGRSHDEKFVTFFFDLDMHKLLFGTTGKDNETVKSFVADLKSHGGDPDSITDAAIDMSKAFIKGVKEQLPHAVVTFDKFHVIKLMNDKLSKIRAQEARLFPEILKKSRNLFLKNPENLTPEEEQRLDAIITSQSLRSTEAYMHKLNLQNVYFASSRTEAETLLTKWHRKAAASSIQLIKNMAESVKEHWDGILAHFESGLTSGFIEGINSLIQSAKTRARGYRNPDNLICMAYLVAGKLNLKSLFPLPT, from the coding sequence ATGAATCCTGAAGATCTTTTTGGTGCTGCTCTTGGAATTGCCATCCCGTGGAAGGTTACCTCTGTTGACTTCAACAAGAAGTCAAGTCGTTTGGACATAACCATCGACTTCCAGCGGGGAGCCACCTTTCCCTGTCCGGTCTGCGGAACGTTGTCACCAGTCCATGACACCACGGAGAAAGAGTGGCGGCATCTGAATTTCTTCCAGTACGAAGCCTACCTTCATGCGCGTGTTCCACGGGTAAAGTGCCCTAACAGCGACTGCGGCGTGAAGTTGGTCCAGGTACCCTGGGCTCGCGCAGGCTCAGGATTTACGCTGCTGTTTGAGGCCCTGGCCATGACCATGGCTCGTGATTTGCCGGTGAAGGTCATGAGCAGGCTGTTTGCCGTTACCGATACCCGTCTATGGCGGTTGATTCAATCCTATGTCGAGAAGGCAAGGGCCGCAGAAGACTTCTCCGAGGTGAAGAGGGTCGGTGCGGATGAAACCTTTGCCGGGCGCAGTCATGACGAGAAATTCGTCACCTTCTTCTTCGACCTCGACATGCATAAGCTCTTGTTCGGCACGACGGGAAAGGACAACGAAACAGTCAAGAGCTTCGTCGCGGACCTTAAGTCACATGGCGGCGATCCTGATAGCATCACAGACGCTGCTATTGACATGTCCAAGGCATTCATAAAGGGTGTCAAAGAGCAGTTGCCCCATGCCGTGGTCACCTTCGATAAATTCCACGTCATCAAGCTTATGAACGATAAGCTTAGTAAGATAAGGGCTCAAGAAGCCAGGTTATTTCCTGAAATCCTGAAAAAGAGCAGAAACCTGTTCCTCAAAAATCCAGAGAACCTGACACCGGAAGAGGAACAGCGCCTGGATGCCATTATCACCAGTCAAAGCTTAAGGAGTACGGAAGCTTACATGCACAAGCTGAACCTTCAGAACGTCTATTTTGCTTCAAGCCGAACGGAGGCAGAAACCCTGTTGACCAAATGGCATCGGAAAGCCGCCGCAAGCTCAATCCAACTCATCAAGAACATGGCCGAATCTGTAAAAGAGCATTGGGATGGCATTCTGGCACATTTTGAAAGCGGCCTGACTAGCGGCTTCATTGAGGGCATCAACAGCCTAATTCAATCAGCCAAAACTCGGGCACGAGGCTATCGGAATCCTGACAACTTGATCTGCATGGCTTATCTGGTTGCAGGCAAGCTCAACCTAAAGTCGCTATTCCCTCTACCCACTTGA
- a CDS encoding acyl-CoA dehydratase activase: MSNSKQKEAKHYLGIDCGSVSVKLAVIDETGNVIWKDYRRTHGEPLKAFAEAISSLFEDMDSIEFESITTTGSARESIAKLIDCESVNEITSHGIAAAYYHPEAKSVIEIGGQDSKLILLEKASSGETAIIDSSMNDICAAGTGSFLDQQAFRMGITVEELSELAYNSVNPAKIAGRCSVFAKTDMIHFQQTGVAKEDLCSGLCEAAVRTFIENLVKGRQIKKPIIFQGGVARNAGMRKAFTKLLKVNIEDMIIPEYFDTMGAIGAALYAIRSGRTQKRSHSFLLERVTIAQLSNHKMSGLPPLTTARVLRPSYQLNKIENNRDFYVGIDVGSVSVKVVLINDAKEIKYTVYTAINGEPVEALKKSFAEILNVLGPGDFSVKGVGVTGSGRKYIANIVGADLVKNEITAQTTAAVMLVPDVDTIFEIGGQDAKYIRVKNGSIADFIMNKTCAAGTGSFLAEQANRLGTALNEEFSRLAMTSKNPVDMGTRCTVFMETDCIHYQQNNVPKEDILAGLSYSIAKNYLEKVCGNHPIGERIVFQGGVAFNASVVGAFTQLLNKDVIVAPHHEVTGALGMAFLAQKEMKKHNGPSRFHGFNIDNRIAEEKIINCSECANVCKLVSVKFDDDQEAVYGSNCGKFEQQEESRHFIPDYFTWREKLLLSYQGQKGNERIIGIPRMLQFYELFPLWATFFKEIGYSVELSDNYNKQIYEKGISYILTDTCFPIKSMYGAVENLRGKGVTKIFLPYVLNMYDESYDTNFAHNCQYIQQIPDFVKSSSLDIALITATFKLKDDRNIEKAFVEIGKQLGIPVKESIKASRKALTAQQEFVRICKEKGKEALKNFDSFERVFVVMGHPYITHDKFFNLNLARHLIKLGIPTIPADLLPLDMTITHSQKIDLVWKTNNKTINVAEYIHEYNTKHVNKLLPVLLTTFGCAADSMLVPYLADIFGSEPWLEIELDEHNSVTGVLTRCEAFWESATADRKNHNYAENYEKFKRRSVTLKDIVNDGRTLYVPPVSEAFTAPRRIEWVAWAGLM; the protein is encoded by the coding sequence ATGTCGAATTCAAAACAAAAAGAAGCAAAACATTATCTCGGAATTGATTGCGGTTCTGTCAGTGTAAAACTTGCTGTTATTGACGAAACCGGCAATGTTATCTGGAAGGATTATCGCCGTACTCATGGTGAGCCGCTAAAAGCTTTTGCTGAGGCCATCTCTTCATTATTTGAAGACATGGATTCCATCGAATTCGAGAGCATTACAACCACCGGGAGCGCGCGAGAATCGATCGCGAAGTTGATCGATTGTGAGTCGGTAAATGAGATTACAAGCCATGGAATTGCTGCTGCCTATTATCATCCTGAAGCGAAGAGCGTTATAGAAATAGGCGGGCAGGATTCCAAACTGATCCTTCTCGAAAAAGCTAGTAGCGGGGAAACCGCCATAATAGACAGCTCGATGAATGATATATGCGCGGCAGGAACCGGATCTTTTCTCGATCAACAGGCATTTCGCATGGGGATTACAGTCGAGGAGCTGTCAGAGCTTGCGTATAACTCTGTAAATCCTGCCAAGATAGCAGGGAGGTGCAGCGTCTTTGCTAAAACAGACATGATTCATTTTCAACAGACCGGCGTTGCAAAAGAAGATTTGTGTTCTGGACTTTGTGAAGCCGCCGTCAGAACGTTTATCGAAAATCTCGTAAAAGGAAGGCAGATAAAAAAACCAATCATATTTCAGGGGGGTGTGGCGCGGAATGCCGGAATGAGAAAAGCATTCACAAAATTACTCAAAGTAAATATCGAAGATATGATTATTCCTGAGTATTTCGACACTATGGGAGCGATAGGAGCCGCGCTTTATGCCATCCGTTCCGGCAGAACGCAGAAACGGAGCCATTCATTCCTGTTGGAGAGAGTAACTATTGCCCAGTTGAGCAATCACAAAATGTCTGGGTTACCGCCACTGACAACTGCGAGGGTGCTTCGTCCATCATATCAGCTGAATAAAATTGAGAATAATCGCGATTTTTATGTGGGTATCGATGTCGGATCAGTAAGTGTCAAGGTGGTGCTCATTAACGATGCGAAGGAAATTAAGTATACGGTATATACCGCCATTAACGGGGAGCCTGTCGAAGCCCTGAAAAAGTCTTTCGCTGAAATCCTCAACGTTTTGGGGCCCGGTGATTTTTCCGTCAAAGGCGTTGGGGTTACCGGTTCCGGTCGAAAATACATCGCGAATATTGTCGGCGCCGATCTCGTCAAAAATGAGATAACCGCACAGACTACGGCAGCGGTCATGCTTGTTCCGGATGTGGATACGATTTTCGAAATCGGCGGACAAGACGCTAAATATATCCGTGTGAAGAACGGCAGCATCGCTGATTTTATCATGAATAAAACCTGTGCCGCCGGGACCGGCTCTTTTCTTGCGGAACAGGCGAATAGACTTGGTACGGCGTTGAATGAGGAATTTTCCCGTTTAGCAATGACCTCGAAAAACCCGGTCGATATGGGTACTCGTTGTACCGTTTTCATGGAAACGGATTGTATCCATTACCAGCAAAACAACGTGCCGAAGGAAGACATATTGGCTGGTCTGAGTTATTCGATCGCGAAGAATTATCTCGAAAAAGTCTGCGGAAATCATCCCATTGGCGAGAGAATTGTTTTTCAGGGTGGGGTCGCTTTCAATGCCAGCGTTGTAGGGGCCTTTACCCAGCTTCTCAACAAAGACGTCATCGTTGCCCCGCATCACGAGGTTACCGGCGCGCTCGGGATGGCTTTCCTTGCGCAGAAAGAGATGAAGAAACACAATGGGCCTTCCCGCTTCCATGGATTCAATATCGATAACCGGATCGCCGAGGAAAAAATCATCAACTGCAGCGAATGCGCAAATGTTTGCAAACTTGTGAGTGTAAAGTTCGATGATGATCAGGAAGCAGTTTACGGCAGCAACTGCGGGAAATTTGAACAGCAGGAGGAGTCACGTCATTTTATACCCGACTATTTCACCTGGCGGGAAAAGCTCCTACTTTCCTATCAGGGTCAAAAGGGAAATGAACGAATTATTGGAATTCCAAGAATGTTGCAGTTTTATGAGCTTTTTCCTCTGTGGGCGACTTTTTTCAAGGAGATAGGATATTCAGTTGAACTGTCCGATAATTATAACAAGCAAATTTATGAAAAAGGAATTTCCTACATATTGACAGATACATGTTTTCCCATCAAATCGATGTACGGAGCTGTTGAAAATCTTCGTGGCAAAGGTGTTACAAAAATTTTCCTGCCATATGTCCTCAATATGTATGACGAATCCTATGATACGAATTTTGCTCATAACTGCCAATATATCCAGCAGATTCCCGATTTCGTGAAATCTTCCTCTCTCGATATCGCCTTAATTACCGCAACCTTCAAGCTGAAAGACGATCGCAACATTGAAAAAGCTTTCGTGGAAATCGGTAAACAGTTGGGAATTCCGGTCAAAGAAAGTATCAAGGCAAGCAGGAAAGCGTTGACGGCCCAGCAGGAATTTGTCCGCATCTGCAAGGAAAAAGGAAAGGAGGCGCTGAAAAATTTCGACTCCTTTGAAAGAGTTTTCGTTGTTATGGGGCACCCGTATATTACACATGACAAGTTTTTCAACCTCAATCTTGCCAGACACCTCATAAAGTTGGGTATCCCCACGATACCTGCCGATTTACTTCCGTTAGACATGACGATTACTCATTCGCAAAAGATTGATCTGGTCTGGAAAACTAACAATAAAACGATCAACGTTGCGGAATACATCCACGAGTACAATACCAAACATGTCAATAAATTGCTGCCAGTGTTGCTGACGACGTTCGGTTGCGCGGCGGATTCCATGCTTGTTCCATACCTTGCTGACATTTTCGGCAGCGAACCCTGGCTTGAAATCGAGCTCGATGAGCATAATTCCGTGACCGGTGTGCTTACCCGATGTGAAGCGTTCTGGGAAAGTGCTACTGCTGATAGGAAGAATCATAATTACGCTGAGAATTACGAGAAATTCAAGCGCAGATCCGTAACACTCAAAGACATTGTCAACGATGGCCGTACTTTGTATGTCCCCCCCGTAAGCGAAGCATTTACGGCTCCTCGACGAATTGAGTGGGTAGCCTGGGCCGGGTTGATGTAA
- a CDS encoding IS3-like element ISGur6 family transposase (programmed frameshift), which yields MATKYSEEFKSSIIARLLPPHNVSVPDMVKETGVPKDTLYTWRNQYRNRQVNAEASGNHPAASLNNEEKLAIVIESASLTEVELGEYCRRKGLYPEQIAGWKNGFVLGSSAPLNKAEREQMREQTATIKQLEKELNRKDKALAETAALLILQKKFPGALGGARGRKIDLPARQELIALIDEACAGGARLGRACEAVLLSPRTVQRWHLPDEIPSDGRKAASRDRAPANKLSETERVTILATANQEKFASLPPSQIVPKLADDGIFLASESTFYRTLRAEKQLAHRGRTKAARHKRPDAVLATEPNQLWSWDITYLSTTVKGLYFYLYLIMDVFSRKIVGWEVYAEESADHAAITLRKAYLREGVAGRTLILHSDNGSPMKGATMLGTMQKLGVMPSFSRPSVSNDNPYSESLFKTLKYHPGLPEKPFDTLDEARHWVAGFQHWYNEEHQHSAIKFVTPGQRHRGDDKEILNKRALLYAMARAAMPERWSGACRNWTRPAEVSLNPQKSAQNGTPSQARAA from the exons ATGGCCACCAAATATTCCGAAGAATTCAAGTCGAGCATTATTGCCAGGCTTCTGCCTCCGCATAATGTCAGCGTTCCTGACATGGTAAAAGAGACCGGGGTTCCTAAAGACACCCTGTACACTTGGAGGAATCAATACCGCAACAGGCAGGTTAATGCCGAGGCGAGCGGAAATCATCCGGCAGCCAGCCTAAACAACGAAGAGAAGTTGGCCATCGTCATCGAATCCGCCAGTCTCACTGAAGTTGAACTGGGTGAATATTGCCGACGCAAGGGACTCTACCCTGAGCAGATCGCCGGTTGGAAGAACGGCTTCGTACTCGGATCATCTGCCCCCCTCAACAAGGCCGAACGCGAGCAAATGAGGGAACAGACAGCGACCATTAAGCAGCTTGAGAAAGAGCTGAACCGCAAGGATAAAGCATTGGCCGAGACTGCAGCCCTGCTGATTCTTCAAAAAAAGT TTCCAGGCGCTCTGGGAGGAGCCCGAGGCAGAAAAATCGACCTCCCGGCGCGCCAAGAACTGATTGCCCTGATAGACGAAGCCTGTGCCGGTGGTGCACGTCTGGGTAGGGCCTGCGAGGCTGTTCTTCTTTCGCCCCGCACCGTGCAACGTTGGCATCTTCCTGACGAAATACCCTCAGATGGGCGCAAGGCCGCGTCTCGCGATCGGGCACCGGCCAATAAGCTTTCTGAAACGGAGCGGGTCACAATCCTGGCGACTGCCAACCAGGAGAAATTCGCCAGCCTGCCGCCCAGCCAGATAGTTCCTAAATTGGCCGACGACGGGATCTTCCTCGCTTCTGAGTCAACCTTCTACCGAACCTTACGGGCAGAGAAGCAGCTGGCACACCGGGGCCGTACCAAGGCTGCAAGACACAAGCGCCCAGATGCCGTGCTGGCCACCGAGCCGAACCAACTCTGGAGCTGGGATATTACATACTTGAGCACTACCGTTAAGGGGCTGTACTTTTACCTCTACCTGATCATGGATGTCTTTAGCCGCAAGATCGTCGGTTGGGAAGTCTATGCGGAGGAATCCGCCGATCATGCCGCCATAACGTTGCGCAAGGCCTATCTGCGTGAAGGCGTCGCCGGTCGCACCCTGATACTTCACTCCGACAACGGCTCGCCCATGAAAGGCGCTACCATGTTGGGAACTATGCAGAAGCTTGGGGTAATGCCGTCCTTCAGTCGGCCCTCTGTCAGCAATGACAACCCATACTCAGAGTCACTGTTCAAAACCTTGAAGTATCACCCCGGCCTACCGGAGAAACCTTTCGATACGTTGGACGAGGCACGGCACTGGGTTGCCGGTTTCCAGCATTGGTACAACGAGGAACATCAGCACAGTGCCATAAAATTCGTAACGCCGGGTCAGCGCCACCGGGGCGATGACAAAGAGATACTCAACAAACGAGCGCTACTTTACGCGATGGCGAGGGCCGCAATGCCGGAACGATGGTCGGGTGCTTGCCGGAACTGGACTCGACCAGCAGAAGTTTCCTTGAACCCCCAAAAATCGGCTCAGAACGGTACGCCGTCTCAAGCCAGAGCAGCATAG
- a CDS encoding sensor histidine kinase yields the protein MFGCYKMNFFTLKFKSPEIESIFLDYYYNQSIRHIRVALFFGLFLYVAFGFLDPYVIPEATSESWFIRYVIFTPYITLVIISSFFKYFKNLMQSFLFTVILLGGMGIIVITIHSNPKTNYLYYAGLIIVIMFSYTFLKLRFIYASIATWTLVILYEIISFEVVKMPTAFFINNTFFLISANLIGMSACYQMEVSFRNNFIQQLTIKELGEKRRQEEKEMIMKDLHDGIGGIMTNISLLTEISQRKPDLVGDRSDVLTTIAELSREAISELRMVINNLDSKDRDWHDFAADLKNFGGIILSSHGISFSIHTSVTGPSEAPNTVIYLNLLRIYKEALTNVIKHSFAHNVIIDFDKKITDIVLKIHDDGMGIPAEGPKGRGILNMRKRAQEIGAQIDINGAKGTTIIVAVPLT from the coding sequence ATGTTTGGTTGTTACAAGATGAACTTCTTTACTCTGAAATTTAAATCACCGGAAATTGAGTCGATATTTCTCGATTATTACTATAACCAGTCAATACGGCACATCAGGGTCGCCCTTTTCTTCGGATTATTCCTCTATGTCGCCTTCGGTTTTCTTGATCCTTATGTAATACCAGAGGCAACATCAGAATCATGGTTTATCAGATATGTTATTTTTACCCCTTATATTACACTTGTAATCATATCTTCATTCTTTAAGTATTTCAAAAATCTCATGCAATCATTCTTGTTCACAGTTATTTTGCTCGGAGGCATGGGAATAATAGTCATTACAATTCATTCTAATCCAAAAACTAATTATTTATACTATGCCGGTCTCATTATTGTAATAATGTTTTCATATACATTTCTAAAGCTGAGATTTATTTATGCATCCATTGCAACGTGGACTCTAGTCATTCTATACGAAATTATCTCTTTTGAAGTCGTAAAAATGCCTACAGCCTTCTTTATTAACAATACATTTTTCTTGATTTCTGCCAATTTGATCGGTATGTCCGCATGTTATCAAATGGAGGTTTCCTTTAGAAATAATTTCATTCAACAACTAACAATAAAAGAATTGGGAGAGAAAAGGCGGCAGGAAGAAAAAGAAATGATAATGAAAGACCTGCATGATGGTATAGGTGGAATCATGACCAACATCAGCCTGTTAACAGAAATATCTCAAAGAAAGCCTGATTTAGTCGGAGATAGATCCGATGTCTTAACTACAATAGCTGAGCTTTCCAGAGAAGCTATATCCGAACTACGAATGGTTATTAACAATCTTGACTCTAAAGACAGGGACTGGCATGATTTCGCGGCTGATTTGAAAAATTTCGGGGGTATTATTCTATCATCGCATGGCATCTCCTTTTCCATCCATACGTCAGTAACAGGCCCATCGGAAGCTCCCAATACTGTGATTTATCTCAATTTACTTAGAATCTACAAGGAGGCGCTGACGAATGTTATCAAACACTCTTTTGCGCATAATGTCATCATTGACTTTGACAAAAAAATTACGGACATAGTCTTGAAAATTCATGATGACGGAATGGGTATTCCTGCAGAAGGGCCAAAAGGAAGAGGCATTTTGAATATGCGGAAAAGAGCACAGGAAATCGGAGCTCAGATTGACATCAACGGAGCGAAGGGGACGACAATTATCGTAGCAGTACCACTCACTTAA
- a CDS encoding response regulator transcription factor has product MKIAIIEDDPLLSKNLKLLLENEPGFTVLATFPSADGILPKVKRLIPEIMLVDLGLPGISGIEFITQAKKEMPQIDIIAHTIFDDKETVFTAIKAGATGYILKGCRPQELIDAFNEVYHGGSPITPKIARKVILEFQNFEMNEKKNLSIVEEDILKDICHGMTSTEIADKLSVHSSEVKNQIKQIYKKVQAQTTTDKATKSINDLIILSSREKEILNWIKHGKSTWDISQILQTQLSH; this is encoded by the coding sequence ATGAAAATAGCAATAATAGAAGATGATCCACTTCTCAGCAAAAACCTCAAGCTTCTCTTAGAGAATGAACCAGGCTTCACCGTCCTCGCGACTTTTCCATCAGCCGATGGAATACTTCCTAAGGTCAAAAGACTCATACCGGAGATCATGTTGGTTGACCTCGGCCTGCCAGGAATTTCCGGGATAGAGTTCATTACTCAGGCAAAAAAAGAAATGCCTCAAATAGATATAATTGCCCATACGATTTTTGATGATAAAGAAACAGTTTTCACGGCCATAAAAGCTGGGGCTACTGGATATATTTTGAAAGGATGCAGACCTCAAGAACTCATCGATGCATTCAATGAAGTGTACCATGGGGGATCTCCAATAACCCCGAAGATTGCACGTAAAGTAATACTTGAATTCCAAAATTTTGAAATGAATGAAAAGAAGAATCTGAGCATCGTGGAAGAAGACATTCTCAAAGATATTTGTCATGGAATGACTTCAACTGAAATTGCAGACAAACTGTCAGTTCATTCATCAGAAGTTAAAAATCAAATTAAACAGATTTACAAGAAAGTACAAGCTCAAACAACAACCGACAAGGCAACTAAGTCTATAAACGACTTGATAATATTAAGTTCAAGAGAAAAAGAAATTTTAAACTGGATAAAGCATGGCAAAAGTACTTGGGATATTTCTCAAATATTACAAACTCAACTTTCGCACTAG
- a CDS encoding IS4-like element ISGur1 family transposase: MQQIVAGFASVENRIHSFFHNQNLGQLLRQSNVRKEKGVSLDTLFQLLLSLAFTGKNLFRLLESPDSPDGIGKDTAYRLLNSVNANWRRFLLLLSTRVIVQRLLPLTDETTTKVLIADDTLYRRDRSKRVELLARVHDHNTGRYVRGFRMLTLGWSDGNSFVPMMLSMLSSAKDKNRLAPMREGIDKRTNGYQRRRESMRKSTDVLVDMVALAMKAGTTARHLLFDSWFAFPATIRRIRALGMHTICMLKDTGKVTYEVQGWPFTLKELFKEVRKRPGRAKVLAEVLVTIGQDIHGKPVAAKIVFVRDRSSKKWLALLSTDTTLTAEEIITLYGRRWDIEVFFKMAKSFLNLAKEFQSRSFDALVAHATLVCCRYILLELVKRENADPRTLGSLFHALCDEIRRIGFTEAMALLLTFLEESLNSIIGLCKEQVQQLIQRFIETLPRAFRERMLLLAPVCS, encoded by the coding sequence ATGCAGCAGATTGTAGCAGGATTTGCATCCGTAGAAAACCGGATTCATTCGTTCTTTCACAATCAGAACCTCGGCCAGTTACTTCGGCAAAGCAATGTCAGGAAGGAAAAGGGCGTTAGCCTCGACACCTTGTTCCAGCTTTTGCTTTCCCTTGCCTTTACCGGAAAAAATCTGTTCCGTCTCCTGGAGAGTCCAGATTCACCGGATGGTATCGGTAAAGACACTGCGTATCGGCTGTTGAACTCGGTCAATGCCAACTGGCGCCGTTTTCTGTTGCTGCTCAGCACGCGGGTCATTGTCCAAAGGCTTCTCCCGCTGACCGATGAGACGACCACCAAGGTGCTGATCGCTGACGACACTCTGTATCGTCGCGACCGCAGCAAGCGGGTCGAACTGCTGGCACGGGTGCATGACCACAACACCGGTCGTTACGTGCGTGGCTTCAGGATGCTCACCCTGGGGTGGTCCGATGGGAACAGCTTTGTACCCATGATGCTGTCGATGCTCAGCTCTGCCAAGGATAAGAACCGCCTTGCCCCAATGCGTGAGGGCATCGATAAGCGCACCAACGGATATCAGCGCCGCCGGGAGAGCATGAGGAAATCCACCGACGTACTGGTGGACATGGTTGCCTTGGCAATGAAGGCAGGAACCACTGCCCGGCACCTGCTCTTTGACAGCTGGTTTGCTTTCCCCGCCACCATCAGGCGGATCCGCGCCCTGGGGATGCATACCATCTGCATGCTCAAGGATACGGGTAAGGTCACCTACGAGGTGCAGGGGTGGCCGTTCACCCTGAAAGAACTATTCAAAGAGGTCCGCAAGCGACCCGGTCGAGCCAAAGTGTTGGCAGAGGTGCTGGTGACCATAGGTCAAGACATTCACGGTAAACCGGTGGCAGCAAAGATCGTGTTCGTCCGCGACCGCAGTTCGAAGAAATGGCTGGCGCTCCTTTCCACCGATACGACCTTGACCGCCGAGGAGATCATCACGCTCTACGGCCGTCGCTGGGACATCGAGGTGTTCTTCAAAATGGCCAAGTCGTTTCTGAATCTGGCAAAGGAGTTCCAGAGTCGTTCCTTCGATGCTCTGGTCGCCCACGCCACACTGGTCTGCTGCCGCTACATTCTGCTTGAGCTGGTGAAACGGGAAAATGCTGATCCTCGAACTCTTGGCAGCCTGTTTCACGCTCTATGCGATGAAATAAGACGAATTGGCTTCACAGAAGCAATGGCACTGTTGCTCACATTTCTGGAAGAATCACTCAACAGCATTATTGGATTGTGCAAAGAGCAGGTGCAACAACTGATACAACGCTTTATAGAAACACTACCAAGAGCTTTCAGGGAGCGAATGCTACTTTTGGCCCCGGTATGCAGCTAA
- a CDS encoding LuxR C-terminal-related transcriptional regulator, which translates to MSETTVKFHVSSIMKKLNAVSRTHAVSIAISLGIIDLLE; encoded by the coding sequence ATAAGCGAAACTACTGTCAAGTTCCATGTCAGTTCAATCATGAAAAAGCTTAATGCTGTAAGTCGAACCCATGCCGTTTCAATTGCGATTTCTTTAGGGATTATTGATCTCCTTGAATGA
- a CDS encoding PAS domain-containing protein has product MGNSREDLTGKNSYDFPPTKPIFSLQKTGEVINNGALLDIPEETVQTGNKGTQILHTKKIPILDDTGTPQYLLGISEDITARKKLEEHLLQAQKMEAIGLLAGRIAHDFNNMLMAIIDGQSFKEINNP; this is encoded by the coding sequence TTGGGGAATAGCCGAGAAGATCTCACGGGGAAAAACTCCTATGACTTCCCCCCAACGAAGCCGATTTTTTCACTGCAAAAGACCGGGGAGGTCATCAATAACGGCGCCCTTCTCGACATCCCTGAAGAAACCGTCCAAACCGGAAACAAAGGTACGCAAATACTCCATACCAAGAAGATTCCCATTCTTGACGACACAGGAACCCCTCAGTATCTGTTGGGTATCTCGGAAGATATCACGGCGCGCAAGAAGCTCGAAGAACACCTGCTCCAGGCACAGAAAATGGAGGCCATCGGCCTCCTGGCAGGAAGGATCGCCCACGACTTCAACAATATGCTCATGGCGATTATCGACGGCCAGTCATTCAAGGAGATCAATAATCCCTAA